The following proteins are encoded in a genomic region of Dialister hominis:
- a CDS encoding TIGR01212 family radical SAM protein (This family includes YhcC from E. coli K-12, an uncharacterized radical SAM protein.), with amino-acid sequence MERYNTYSDHLKKKYGEKVYKIPISLPVTCPNRDGSLSSEPCIFCGSIGADYETKAVGLPITRQLDRSIAHVGPKYKAKKFIAYFLNYTNTYAPPEDFRSWVEEAMAHPDVVGVDVSTRPDCVNERYLEILKESSEKYGKDVTVELGLQSSNAHTLLKLGRCHTAAEYVDAALRIGRYGFDQCTHVIADLPWDDRVDVIETAKLISVLPVTEVKIHSLYIVKGTELARMYERGEVTLSSMEEYMERVALFLAYLRKDIVIQRIVGRASGGNTLTVNGGSPWWEVKSRIDELLEERNITQGCLCDYIDGKAVRHFL; translated from the coding sequence ATGGAAAGATACAATACGTATTCAGATCATTTGAAAAAGAAGTATGGAGAGAAGGTCTACAAGATCCCGATCTCGCTGCCTGTCACCTGTCCGAACAGGGACGGCAGCCTGTCAAGCGAGCCGTGCATATTCTGCGGCTCCATCGGTGCGGATTATGAGACGAAGGCTGTCGGTCTTCCGATTACGCGCCAGCTCGACAGGAGCATTGCCCATGTGGGGCCCAAGTACAAGGCGAAGAAGTTCATCGCCTATTTCCTGAATTACACGAATACGTATGCGCCGCCGGAAGATTTCCGATCCTGGGTGGAAGAGGCGATGGCGCATCCTGACGTGGTAGGGGTCGACGTATCGACAAGGCCGGACTGCGTCAATGAAAGATACCTTGAAATTTTGAAGGAATCATCAGAGAAGTATGGCAAGGACGTGACGGTGGAGCTGGGGCTCCAGAGCTCGAATGCGCACACGCTCCTCAAGCTTGGCCGCTGCCACACGGCGGCTGAGTATGTCGATGCAGCGCTCCGCATCGGGCGCTACGGCTTCGATCAGTGCACGCATGTCATTGCCGATCTTCCCTGGGACGACCGGGTGGATGTCATCGAGACGGCGAAGCTCATTTCCGTCCTTCCTGTGACGGAGGTGAAGATCCACTCCCTTTACATCGTGAAGGGGACGGAGCTCGCGAGGATGTATGAGAGAGGAGAGGTCACGCTTTCCTCGATGGAAGAGTACATGGAAAGGGTCGCCCTTTTCCTGGCATATCTTCGGAAAGACATCGTTATCCAGCGGATCGTCGGAAGGGCGTCTGGCGGCAATACGCTTACGGTCAACGGCGGCTCTCCCTGGTGGGAGGTCAAGAGCCGGATCGACGAGCTTTTGGAAGAAAGAAATATCACGCAGGGCTGTCTTTGCGATTATATAGACGGCAAAGCTGTCCGGCACTTTTTATAA
- a CDS encoding PhoH family protein produces the protein MAITKERTEEIVIGDLQEAQHLFERDSSYLKIIGEHYGADISGRGNMIRIKGEEEAVENSLHVIARIRHMIASRIRLSERQVRLVMSLIDQGKGNLLQEMEDDIINFTKNGAPIRPRTLGQKLYVDTIRRNSITFGIGPAGTGKTYLAVALAAFALRNHDVQRIILVRPAVEAGEKLGFLPGDMQEKVNPYLRPLFDGLMDMFGPEEFTRLQQKGQIEVAPLAYMRGRTLEKSFVILDEAQNTTVEQIKMFLTRLGFRSKMIVNGDVTQIDLPPNVRSGLIDAERVLKDVKDIGHVHFSEDDVVRHDLVAAIIHAYEEDARHRNKNGSRKGERKENKEG, from the coding sequence ATGGCCATTACGAAGGAAAGAACAGAAGAGATCGTTATTGGAGATCTGCAGGAAGCACAGCACCTTTTTGAAAGAGATAGCTCGTACCTCAAGATCATCGGGGAGCATTACGGCGCAGACATTTCCGGCCGCGGCAACATGATCCGCATCAAGGGCGAAGAGGAGGCTGTGGAGAACAGTCTTCACGTCATCGCGCGCATCCGCCACATGATTGCAAGCCGCATCCGCCTTTCGGAGCGTCAGGTACGCCTTGTGATGTCGCTCATCGATCAGGGGAAGGGAAATCTCCTGCAGGAAATGGAAGACGATATCATCAATTTCACGAAGAACGGCGCGCCGATCCGCCCAAGAACGCTGGGGCAGAAGCTCTATGTGGACACGATCCGCAGGAACTCCATCACGTTCGGCATCGGGCCTGCAGGTACGGGCAAGACGTACCTCGCCGTGGCACTGGCTGCTTTTGCTCTTCGGAATCATGACGTGCAGAGGATCATCCTCGTGCGTCCGGCAGTCGAAGCAGGGGAGAAACTTGGTTTCCTTCCGGGCGATATGCAGGAAAAGGTCAATCCCTACCTGCGTCCGCTCTTTGACGGCCTGATGGATATGTTCGGACCGGAGGAATTCACCCGCCTGCAGCAGAAGGGACAGATCGAAGTGGCGCCGCTTGCCTACATGCGCGGACGTACGCTGGAGAAGTCCTTCGTCATTCTCGATGAAGCGCAGAATACGACGGTCGAGCAGATCAAGATGTTCCTGACGCGCCTCGGCTTCCGCTCAAAGATGATCGTGAATGGCGACGTGACGCAGATCGACCTGCCGCCGAATGTTAGAAGCGGCCTCATCGATGCAGAGCGCGTGCTGAAGGACGTCAAGGATATAGGCCATGTCCATTTCAGCGAAGATGATGTCGTGCGCCATGATCTGGTCGCAGCGATCATCCATGCCTATGAAGAGGATGCCAGACACAGGAACAAGAACGGATCCCGTAAAGGGGAACGGAAAGAAAACAAGGAAGGCTGA
- the ybeY gene encoding rRNA maturation RNase YbeY → MEITINYSDMKFYSEDLEKLIRMVLTEGAKQQKVAEDAEISVLICDADTIHELNRDYRDVDAPTDVLSFALNEGEDDVPEEETELGDIVINLDRAVSQAEEYGHSRDREVAYLSVHGFLHILGYDHYDPEEKKAMRKAEEDILSACGLSRIMTEGKLEAEHAEGRD, encoded by the coding sequence ATGGAAATCACCATTAATTACAGCGATATGAAATTTTACAGCGAAGATCTGGAGAAACTGATCCGCATGGTACTGACGGAAGGCGCCAAACAGCAGAAGGTGGCAGAGGATGCTGAAATCAGCGTGCTCATCTGCGATGCAGACACGATCCATGAGCTGAACCGCGATTACAGGGATGTAGATGCGCCGACGGACGTCCTTTCCTTCGCACTGAATGAAGGCGAAGACGATGTGCCGGAAGAAGAAACGGAACTGGGCGACATCGTCATCAATCTTGACCGCGCCGTCAGCCAGGCTGAGGAATACGGCCACAGCCGCGACAGGGAAGTGGCATACCTTTCCGTGCACGGCTTCCTCCATATCTTAGGCTACGATCATTATGATCCCGAGGAAAAGAAGGCCATGAGAAAGGCAGAGGAAGATATCCTTTCTGCCTGCGGACTTTCCCGCATCATGACAGAAGGAAAGCTGGAAGCAGAACATGCCGAAGGAAGAGATTAA
- a CDS encoding cytidine deaminase, whose product MPKEEINEKTAERLLLAAREARKNSYSPYSLYPVGAAVLAESGKVYAGCNMENVSYPASLCAERNAIGSAVAAGERKFLAIAVIGSYDSYTMPCGVCRQVIAEFKIPLIIAGRSEKDYRTFTLEGILPYAFEEDSLKKEQENP is encoded by the coding sequence ATGCCGAAGGAAGAGATTAACGAAAAGACGGCCGAAAGGCTTCTCCTTGCCGCTAGGGAAGCAAGGAAGAACAGCTACTCGCCTTACTCCCTCTATCCGGTGGGAGCTGCCGTCCTGGCAGAAAGCGGCAAAGTCTATGCAGGATGCAATATGGAAAACGTATCGTATCCGGCCTCCCTCTGCGCTGAAAGAAATGCGATCGGAAGCGCAGTGGCAGCAGGCGAAAGGAAATTCCTTGCCATTGCCGTCATCGGAAGCTATGACAGTTATACGATGCCCTGCGGCGTCTGCCGCCAGGTCATTGCGGAATTCAAGATACCGCTCATCATAGCCGGCCGGTCGGAAAAGGATTACCGGACATTTACGCTTGAGGGAATCCTTCCCTATGCGTTTGAAGAAGATTCATTGAAGAAAGAACAGGAGAACCCATGA
- the era gene encoding GTPase Era, translated as MTENTGFRSGFAALVGRPNVGKSTLLNALLGEKVSIVSSHAQTTRNKITGVWNGDNAQVVFLDTPGMHKPQSKLGEAIRQSTIDALEEVDLIVFLCAIDDPVGAGDRYILSLLENRKVPVILVLSKIDLIPKEQLLLKIAQYSRLYDFADIVPISAKTGDNLDELMNTIKKYLPEGPKYFPDDMVTDQPERNIAQEVVREKLLIRTRDEVPHAIGVYSEEFREEEDGRIYIRCTIYVERPTQKGIIIGKNGSLLKAAKKDATRELKKILGAPVDLDLWVKVSKDWKNKDYILRELGYKEHK; from the coding sequence ATGACAGAAAATACAGGTTTCCGTTCGGGATTTGCAGCCCTCGTAGGCCGCCCGAACGTAGGAAAGTCCACACTTTTGAACGCGCTTCTCGGCGAGAAGGTGTCCATTGTTTCCTCCCACGCCCAGACGACAAGAAATAAGATCACAGGCGTCTGGAACGGAGACAATGCGCAGGTCGTATTCCTGGATACCCCGGGCATGCACAAGCCGCAGAGCAAATTAGGAGAAGCCATCCGCCAGAGCACAATCGATGCCTTAGAAGAAGTCGATCTCATCGTCTTCCTCTGCGCCATCGACGATCCGGTCGGAGCCGGCGACAGATACATCCTCTCCCTTCTGGAGAACAGGAAGGTGCCGGTCATCCTCGTCCTTTCCAAGATTGACCTCATCCCGAAGGAACAGCTTCTCCTGAAGATTGCGCAGTACAGCCGTCTCTACGATTTCGCTGACATTGTCCCGATTTCCGCAAAGACAGGCGACAACCTTGACGAACTGATGAATACGATCAAAAAGTACCTGCCGGAAGGGCCGAAGTACTTCCCTGACGACATGGTCACTGACCAGCCGGAAAGAAATATCGCGCAGGAAGTCGTCCGCGAAAAGCTCCTCATCCGCACCAGGGATGAAGTGCCGCATGCGATCGGCGTTTATTCTGAAGAATTCCGCGAAGAGGAAGACGGACGCATTTACATCCGCTGCACGATCTACGTGGAACGCCCGACGCAGAAGGGTATCATCATCGGAAAGAACGGAAGCCTCCTGAAGGCGGCCAAGAAGGATGCGACAAGGGAACTGAAGAAGATCCTGGGCGCTCCGGTCGATCTCGACCTCTGGGTCAAGGTCAGCAAGGACTGGAAGAACAAGGATTACATCCTTCGCGAACTCGGCTACAAGGAACATAAGTAA
- a CDS encoding hemolysin family protein gives MQWIGIFLLIALAASFFNYKSTLVNFSFARMRKKYIEDNDEQDPALIEKVAPYYQHTSQVLGGTQLSFVVCGAVFGVSIFGIDAAIYEEFIAVLGEDMAWAGVLTAIIFSALALAAYWIGTILIPGSHALVEPLPILAGQTWVISMNRHLFRPIVMPGLYLIKKFFKWRNIPLRNEVNFTYTEDEIRCIVEESHRSGRLNALENTLIKNSFDFFNLMVRDVMVPRSDMVVLNYEDEIDEMRRTISKAHHTCYPVCMDDKDHILGFIHVKDFLESLLHGEFNVKRIMRDILMVPETMPAPTLLQLMKNTRTYLAVVVDEYGSTSGLATLEDLIEELVGEIPQGADQAPYEIIRKGEGVYEFDGTVILEDVSDRLEIDLAEEDKNATIGGFVFSRLERIPKVGDSIEFGGWRFTVLRVAGFRIVRLKAEKIAPPEGEAEEAPEEKHEA, from the coding sequence GTGCAGTGGATAGGCATATTCCTGCTTATTGCACTGGCAGCGTCGTTTTTCAATTACAAAAGCACGCTGGTTAATTTTTCCTTTGCGCGCATGCGCAAGAAGTACATCGAGGACAATGATGAGCAGGATCCCGCGCTCATTGAGAAGGTAGCGCCGTACTACCAGCATACTTCGCAGGTGCTGGGCGGCACGCAGCTGTCCTTTGTCGTGTGCGGGGCTGTTTTCGGCGTGTCCATTTTCGGCATCGACGCAGCCATCTATGAAGAATTCATTGCGGTCCTTGGCGAAGATATGGCCTGGGCGGGGGTTCTGACGGCCATCATCTTCTCAGCGCTCGCATTGGCCGCCTACTGGATCGGGACAATCCTGATCCCGGGCTCGCATGCGCTTGTCGAACCGCTTCCGATTCTGGCGGGGCAGACATGGGTGATCAGCATGAACCGCCACCTCTTCCGTCCGATCGTCATGCCGGGGCTTTACCTGATCAAGAAGTTCTTCAAGTGGAGAAACATACCGCTTCGGAACGAAGTCAATTTCACGTATACAGAAGATGAAATCCGCTGCATCGTCGAGGAAAGCCACAGGAGCGGCAGGCTGAATGCCCTGGAGAACACGCTCATCAAGAATTCCTTCGATTTCTTCAATCTCATGGTCCGCGATGTCATGGTGCCTAGAAGCGATATGGTCGTCCTCAATTATGAAGATGAAATCGACGAAATGCGCCGCACGATTTCCAAGGCGCACCATACCTGCTATCCGGTCTGCATGGACGACAAGGACCACATCCTGGGATTCATCCATGTGAAGGATTTCCTGGAAAGCCTTCTTCATGGCGAATTCAATGTGAAGCGGATCATGAGGGATATCCTGATGGTTCCGGAAACGATGCCGGCGCCGACGCTTCTCCAGCTCATGAAGAATACAAGGACGTACCTGGCGGTCGTCGTCGATGAGTACGGCAGCACGTCGGGCCTTGCGACGCTTGAAGATCTGATCGAAGAGCTCGTGGGAGAAATCCCGCAGGGCGCTGACCAGGCTCCCTATGAGATCATCAGGAAGGGAGAAGGCGTCTACGAATTTGACGGCACGGTCATTCTGGAAGATGTCTCCGACAGGCTGGAAATCGATCTGGCAGAAGAAGACAAGAATGCAACGATCGGCGGCTTCGTATTCTCAAGGCTCGAACGCATCCCGAAAGTCGGGGACTCGATCGAGTTTGGCGGCTGGCGCTTCACGGTGCTGCGCGTGGCAGGTTTCCGCATCGTACGCCTGAAGGCAGAGAAGATTGCGCCGCCTGAAGGGGAAGCAGAAGAAGCTCCGGAGGAAAAACATGAGGCCTGA
- a CDS encoding recombination protein O N-terminal domain-containing protein, whose product MRPEIRSMEGIVLRAGKGREGGRLVSVFTRKMGFLRLGVSRQALSRYGTGLMLPFAHIRFTGAFYSDYSIMTQYEGGLLFDMMAIPYEEMSEWYYVIELASLLFPEEEADEEAFDMLLSGGRAAKTRNRRVTAFVTAVKLLAIAGFDPAQDEPAGEHHLSSGALSLLSAFRDYRWEKPFEGTIPASLFNEAAEYLDRFITEYCGMTLHTAGAFTDKNTKF is encoded by the coding sequence ATGAGGCCTGAGATCCGCTCGATGGAAGGCATCGTCCTCCGCGCGGGAAAGGGACGCGAAGGGGGAAGGCTCGTTTCCGTCTTTACAAGGAAAATGGGATTTCTCCGCTTAGGCGTTTCGAGGCAGGCGCTTTCCCGCTACGGCACGGGGCTCATGCTTCCTTTTGCTCATATCCGGTTCACCGGCGCTTTCTATTCGGATTACAGTATTATGACGCAGTACGAAGGAGGCCTTCTCTTCGACATGATGGCGATTCCCTATGAAGAGATGAGCGAATGGTACTATGTCATCGAGCTTGCCTCGCTTCTTTTTCCGGAAGAAGAGGCGGATGAAGAGGCTTTTGATATGCTCCTTTCCGGAGGACGCGCGGCAAAGACAAGGAACAGAAGGGTGACGGCTTTCGTGACAGCAGTCAAGCTTCTTGCCATTGCAGGCTTTGATCCTGCGCAGGACGAACCGGCTGGCGAGCACCATCTTTCTTCCGGCGCGCTTTCGCTTCTTTCTGCTTTCCGCGATTACAGATGGGAAAAGCCTTTTGAAGGGACAATTCCTGCCTCCCTTTTCAATGAAGCGGCCGAATACCTTGATCGTTTCATCACGGAATACTGCGGAATGACTCTTCATACCGCAGGTGCTTTTACGGATAAAAATACGAAATTCTGA
- the sstT gene encoding serine/threonine transporter SstT: MFSRLQSTLSRVALIKQIAVGLVIGILIAVFAPGAIPAVSILGDLFVKALKGVAPVLVFFLVMNAMAQRKENAEGSMKPVVMLYIIGTFCASLVGVTMSFLFPTTLTLQVAPDTQLAPPSGIIQVLHNLILSVVDNPVAALMNANYIGILAWAIIFGIALKSMGSGTTKTCLNDIAAAITKVVTWVIHFAPLGIMGLVAESVGTAGLGALIGYVQLLGVLIGSYFIVALVMNPAIVFARLHVNPYPLVLTTLRESGVYAFFTRSSAANIPVNLTLCRRLGLNPDLFTISIPLGATINMAGASITISVLALAAANTLGINVDLPTALLLCLVATVGACGASGVAGGSLLLIPVACASFGISNDISMQVVGVGFIISVLEDACETALNSSSDVLFTATAEFAERRKEGTFHKEDMVPHDAAE; the protein is encoded by the coding sequence TTGTTTAGCAGACTCCAGAGCACTCTTTCAAGAGTCGCACTCATCAAGCAGATTGCAGTCGGTCTTGTCATCGGAATCCTGATTGCAGTCTTCGCGCCGGGAGCTATTCCGGCCGTATCCATCCTCGGCGACCTGTTCGTCAAGGCATTAAAGGGCGTCGCTCCTGTTCTCGTTTTCTTCCTTGTCATGAACGCCATGGCACAGCGTAAGGAAAATGCAGAAGGAAGCATGAAGCCAGTCGTTATGTTGTACATCATTGGTACATTCTGTGCGTCTCTCGTAGGCGTTACAATGTCCTTCCTCTTCCCGACCACGCTGACTCTCCAGGTCGCTCCGGACACGCAGCTGGCTCCGCCAAGCGGCATCATCCAGGTCCTTCACAACCTGATCCTGTCCGTTGTCGATAACCCGGTCGCAGCGCTCATGAATGCAAACTACATCGGCATTCTTGCATGGGCTATCATTTTCGGCATTGCGCTGAAGAGCATGGGAAGCGGCACGACAAAGACCTGCCTCAATGATATTGCAGCAGCTATTACGAAAGTGGTTACCTGGGTCATCCACTTCGCACCGCTCGGCATCATGGGCCTTGTCGCTGAATCCGTCGGCACCGCAGGTCTTGGAGCACTCATCGGTTATGTACAGCTTCTGGGCGTACTCATCGGCTCCTACTTCATCGTAGCACTTGTCATGAACCCGGCTATCGTTTTTGCCCGTCTTCATGTGAATCCGTATCCGCTCGTTCTTACGACCCTTCGTGAAAGCGGCGTGTACGCATTCTTCACGAGATCTTCCGCAGCAAACATTCCTGTCAATCTGACACTTTGCCGCCGTCTTGGTCTCAATCCTGACCTGTTCACCATTTCCATCCCGCTTGGCGCTACCATCAACATGGCAGGCGCATCCATTACCATTTCCGTCCTGGCTCTGGCAGCTGCCAATACGCTGGGCATTAACGTGGATCTGCCGACAGCACTTCTTCTGTGCCTTGTCGCAACCGTCGGCGCTTGCGGCGCTTCCGGCGTAGCAGGGGGCTCGCTCCTTCTGATTCCGGTTGCCTGCGCATCTTTCGGTATCAGCAACGACATTTCCATGCAGGTCGTAGGCGTAGGCTTCATCATTTCTGTACTGGAAGATGCCTGCGAAACGGCTCTCAACAGCTCTTCCGACGTTCTCTTCACAGCTACGGCTGAATTTGCAGAACGCAGAAAAGAAGGAACCTTCCACAAGGAAGACATGGTTCCGCACGATGCTGCTGAATAA
- the sstT gene encoding serine/threonine transporter SstT → MFSRIQSTLSRVALIKQIAVGLIIGVLIAIFAPGAIPAVSILGDLFVKALKGIAPVLVFFLVMNAMAQRKENAEGSMKPIIVLYAVSTFCASLVGVGMSFLFPTSLVLQVAPETKLAPPSGIVQVLHNLILSVVDNPVAAIMNANYIGILAWAIIFGIAMKSCASGTTKTCLNDISEAITKVVTWVIHCAPFGIMGLVADSVGTAGIGALLGYVQLLAVLVASYFLVALVMNPAIVFSRIHMNPYPLVFSTLRESGVYAFFTRSSAANIPVNLSLCRRLGLNPDLFTISIPLGATINMAGASITISVLSLAAAHTLGIAIDLPTAFLLCIVSTIGACGTSGVAGGSLLLIPVACASFGIGNDISMQVVGVGFIISVLEDACETALNSSSDVLFTATAEFAERRKEGILRKEDLIPKHDED, encoded by the coding sequence TTGTTTAGCAGAATTCAGAGCACTCTTTCAAGAGTGGCACTCATCAAGCAGATCGCCGTCGGCCTTATCATCGGCGTTCTCATCGCCATCTTTGCGCCGGGAGCCATTCCGGCCGTATCCATTTTGGGCGACCTCTTCGTCAAAGCATTGAAAGGCATTGCGCCTGTTCTCGTTTTCTTCCTTGTCATGAACGCCATGGCACAGCGCAAGGAAAATGCAGAAGGCAGCATGAAGCCGATCATCGTTCTTTACGCAGTCAGCACATTCTGTGCTTCTCTTGTTGGTGTCGGGATGTCCTTCCTTTTCCCGACTTCTCTGGTTCTGCAGGTGGCTCCTGAAACAAAGCTGGCTCCGCCAAGCGGCATTGTCCAGGTCCTTCACAACCTGATCCTTTCTGTCGTCGATAACCCGGTCGCTGCCATCATGAATGCGAACTACATCGGGATCCTGGCATGGGCCATCATCTTCGGCATTGCAATGAAGAGCTGCGCAAGCGGCACGACAAAGACATGCCTCAATGATATTTCCGAAGCGATTACGAAAGTGGTCACCTGGGTCATCCACTGCGCTCCCTTCGGCATCATGGGCCTTGTCGCTGATTCCGTAGGAACTGCCGGCATCGGAGCTCTCCTCGGTTATGTACAGCTTCTTGCCGTACTGGTTGCTTCTTACTTCCTTGTTGCTCTTGTCATGAACCCGGCTATTGTTTTCTCCCGTATTCATATGAATCCGTATCCGCTCGTTTTTTCCACACTTCGTGAAAGCGGCGTGTATGCTTTCTTCACAAGATCCTCTGCGGCCAATATTCCGGTCAACCTGTCCCTGTGCCGCCGTCTCGGCCTCAACCCGGATCTTTTCACGATTTCCATTCCACTCGGCGCTACCATCAACATGGCAGGCGCATCCATCACGATTTCCGTCCTGTCCCTGGCAGCTGCCCACACACTGGGAATTGCCATCGACCTTCCGACGGCGTTCCTGCTCTGCATTGTCTCCACAATCGGCGCATGCGGAACATCCGGCGTAGCAGGGGGCTCGCTCCTTCTGATTCCGGTTGCCTGCGCATCGTTTGGTATCGGCAATGATATCTCGATGCAGGTCGTCGGCGTAGGCTTCATCATTTCCGTACTGGAAGATGCCTGCGAAACAGCACTCAACAGTTCTTCCGACGTTCTCTTCACCGCTACGGCTGAATTTGCAGAACGCAGGAAGGAAGGCATCCTCCGCAAGGAAGACCTCATTCCAAAGCACGATGAAGATTAA
- a CDS encoding LpxI family protein, which translates to MEKIGLLAGVGTLPVEFAEAVRSQGYEVVCVAVIPGIDPRLKEIANVYYDISAFKLNKIIKTLVKENVKEVTMIGKVTKEWLYKDHVLPDLRAIKVLNRLRKANFKDDTITLAIVEELAKDGISVLDQTKYLKPLMPGPQVFTKKKPTEEQMADVAFGFKAAKAIGAMDLGQTVVVKNCAVMAVEAIEGTDACIKRGGALARGGAVVVKTAKPNQDTRFDMPAIGLQTLRSMEESGCAVLAIEAYHTLFAEKDEVLKEANNKGIVILAAEQDSL; encoded by the coding sequence ATGGAAAAGATCGGTCTTTTAGCCGGCGTCGGCACGCTTCCCGTCGAGTTTGCAGAAGCTGTCCGTTCGCAGGGTTATGAAGTCGTTTGCGTCGCGGTCATCCCCGGGATAGATCCGCGTCTGAAGGAAATCGCCAATGTCTATTACGACATCAGCGCCTTCAAACTGAATAAAATCATCAAGACGCTTGTGAAAGAAAATGTCAAGGAAGTCACCATGATCGGCAAAGTGACGAAGGAATGGCTCTACAAGGATCATGTCCTTCCCGATCTTCGCGCCATCAAGGTGCTGAACCGTTTAAGAAAGGCCAATTTCAAGGACGATACGATCACGCTGGCCATCGTGGAAGAGCTTGCCAAGGACGGGATTTCCGTTCTTGACCAGACAAAGTATCTGAAGCCCTTAATGCCCGGCCCGCAGGTCTTCACAAAGAAGAAACCGACGGAAGAGCAGATGGCGGACGTCGCTTTCGGATTCAAGGCAGCCAAGGCTATCGGCGCCATGGATCTGGGACAGACGGTCGTCGTCAAGAACTGCGCCGTCATGGCAGTCGAGGCGATCGAGGGGACCGACGCCTGCATCAAGAGAGGCGGGGCGCTCGCCAGAGGCGGCGCTGTCGTCGTCAAGACGGCCAAACCGAATCAGGATACCCGTTTCGATATGCCGGCCATCGGTTTGCAGACGCTCCGTTCGATGGAGGAGAGCGGCTGCGCAGTACTAGCCATCGAAGCGTATCACACGCTATTCGCCGAGAAGGATGAAGTGCTCAAGGAAGCCAATAACAAGGGCATCGTCATTCTTGCGGCAGAACAGGACAGCTTATGA
- the lpxB gene encoding lipid-A-disaccharide synthase: MKIMMSAGEASGDLHGGALAAELKKLRPDIELFGMGGSDMQKSGVRIIYDINNLGIIGVVEVVKHIPFFFRLRDTLKQAMIDEKPDALVCIDYPGFNMRLAHVAKELGIPVIYYIAPTIWAWNKRRAKKIVRDVAAVASIFPFEAKAYKEAGANVTFVGHPLADTVKPTMPREKALEYFRADPDKKHILLMPGSRGNEVRGLLPTMLDAAREINKKAPSQFFIPRASTISLSLLHSIIGHNPGIDIEITEGARYDLMGMCDACIASSGTATLETALMELPTVLVYRLAPFTWVLAKHLVHVKYAGLPNLLLQREVTPELLQDEVTPDHISSLVLPWLLNPAAREANVEELRDVRKALGNGGAVRNVASLVLKTAGDQEIT; encoded by the coding sequence ATGAAAATCATGATGTCAGCCGGGGAAGCTTCCGGCGATCTGCACGGCGGCGCTCTTGCGGCCGAACTCAAGAAACTCAGGCCGGATATTGAACTTTTCGGTATGGGCGGCAGCGACATGCAAAAGAGCGGCGTACGGATCATTTATGACATTAACAATCTGGGAATCATAGGCGTGGTGGAAGTCGTCAAGCACATTCCCTTCTTTTTCCGCCTGCGCGACACATTGAAGCAGGCCATGATCGATGAGAAGCCGGACGCGCTTGTCTGCATCGATTATCCGGGATTCAATATGCGCCTCGCCCATGTGGCCAAGGAGCTGGGGATCCCTGTCATTTACTATATTGCTCCGACAATCTGGGCTTGGAACAAGAGAAGGGCGAAGAAAATCGTCCGCGATGTGGCAGCTGTCGCATCCATTTTCCCGTTCGAAGCCAAAGCATACAAGGAAGCCGGCGCGAATGTCACTTTCGTCGGACATCCGCTGGCTGATACAGTGAAGCCGACGATGCCAAGGGAAAAGGCGCTGGAGTATTTCCGCGCCGATCCTGACAAGAAGCACATCCTTCTTATGCCGGGAAGCCGCGGCAACGAGGTCAGGGGACTTCTCCCCACGATGCTTGATGCGGCAAGGGAAATCAATAAGAAGGCGCCGAGCCAGTTCTTCATTCCCCGCGCAAGCACGATTTCCTTAAGTCTTCTTCACTCGATCATCGGGCATAATCCCGGAATCGACATCGAAATCACAGAAGGCGCGCGCTATGACCTCATGGGCATGTGCGACGCATGCATTGCTTCCTCCGGGACGGCAACGCTTGAGACAGCCCTGATGGAGCTTCCGACGGTTCTTGTCTACCGCCTCGCTCCCTTTACCTGGGTCCTGGCCAAGCACCTGGTCCATGTGAAGTATGCGGGCCTTCCGAATCTTCTCCTGCAGCGGGAAGTGACGCCCGAACTTCTGCAGGATGAGGTGACGCCGGATCATATTTCCTCCCTGGTTCTTCCGTGGCTCCTGAATCCCGCGGCCAGGGAAGCGAATGTGGAAGAGCTGCGCGATGTAAGGAAAGCGCTCGGTAATGGCGGCGCCGTCAGGAACGTGGCCAGTCTCGTATTAAAAACAGCAGGAGATCAGGAAATTACATGA